Proteins from a genomic interval of Arachis hypogaea cultivar Tifrunner chromosome 10, arahy.Tifrunner.gnm2.J5K5, whole genome shotgun sequence:
- the LOC112714739 gene encoding pathogenesis-related protein 1-like: MVNSCLHKISFIPLLCVLGLGIVADITAYAQDSPQDYLDAHNAARSEAGVADLAWDDDVAAFAENYASERQGDCEMIHSGGGDEGYGENIAWSSGDLAGSEAVAMWADEKDKYDYDLNSCVGGECRHYTQVVWSNTIRLGCAKVNCDNGGTFITCNYHPPGNYVHQRPY; this comes from the coding sequence ATGGTTAATTCTTGCTTACACAAGATTTCATTTATTCCTCTCCTCTGTGTTTTAGGGTTAGGCATTGTGGCCGATATAACCGCCTATGCTCAAGATTCACCGCAAGACTATCTTGATGCTCACAACGCAGCAAGATCAGAGGCAGGTGTAGCCGATTTGGCTTGGGACGACGACGTTGCGGCGTTCGCCGAGAACTACGCATCGGAACGCCAAGGGGACTGCGAAATGATTCACTCCGGTGGCGGCGACGAGGGTTACGGCGAGAACATTGCATGGAGCAGTGGTGATCTTGCAGGCAGCGAAGCAGTGGCAATGTGGGCGGATGAGAAAGACAAGTATGACTACGATTTAAACTCATGTGTTGGCGGAGAGTGCCGTCACTACACTCAAGTTGTTTGGAGTAACACTATTCGGCTTGGATGTGCCAAAGTGAATTGCGATAATGGAGGCACTTTCATTACTTGTAACTACCATCCTCCAGGAAATTATGTTCACCAAAGGCCTTACTAG
- the LOC112714740 gene encoding uncharacterized protein, with the protein MSSWLHEGSSDMGGRDKEIEREQIRQGIDEFGILYSELSDSNRSESSNGSFAFPVIRWSGVDGEDNVLVMDLLGLSLEDPFVYCGRKFSLKTVLMLADQMMTRIEYVHSKGFLHRDIKPDNFLMGLGRKANQVYIIDFGLQNDIRTLQPIATSLTGLQYTSWDWCFGCHYLLVAKSAITCGSYFTSVTYVEHWCEEHFKGVTVGGPNFSHNEMLPGHIEILVSAVTRINEPDSLYGILQSHKH; encoded by the exons ATGTCTTCCTGGCTACATGAAGGGTCTAGCGACATGGGAG GAAGAGATAAAGAGATAGAAAGGGAGCAAATCCGACAAggaattgatgagtttggaatatTGTATTCTGAATTAAGTGATTCTAACCGATCTGAAAGCAGTAATGGTTCTTTTGCATTCCCTGT CATAAGATGGTCTGGTGTAGATGGGGAGGATAATGTTCTTGTGATGGATTTGCTTGGGCTTAGTCTTGAGGATCCCTTTGTGTATTGTGGAAGGAAGTTCTCATTGAAGACAGTATTGATGTTGGCTGATCAAATG ATGACTAGAATAGAATATGTGCATTCCAAAGGTTTTCTACATAGAGATATAAAGCCTGACAACTTCCTCATGGGACTTGGTCGGAAAGCAAACCAG GTTTACATAATTGATTTTGGCTTGCAAAACGATATTAGGACTCTACAACCAATCGCCACATCCCTTACAGGCTTGCAATACACATCTTGGGATTG GTGTTTTGGCTGTCATTATCTACTTGTTGCCAAGTCGGCAATT ACTTGTGGATCATATTTTACTTCAGTCACGTATGTGGAGCATTGGTGTGAAGAGCACTTTAAAGGTGTGACAGTTGGAGGCCCAAATTTCTCTCATAATGAAATG TTGCCAGGTCATATTGAGATACTTGTCTCCGCCGTCACAAGAATTAATGAACCAGATAGCTTATATGGAATTCTTCAATCTCACAAG CATTGA
- the LOC112714742 gene encoding pathogenesis-related protein 1 — protein sequence MGVTKISSTTLPLMAAITLTILLLLSSQVCYAQNAPQDYINAHNNARSKVGVGPMTWNTTLASFAQNYTNKLKESCNLVHSGGPYGENLAGSSGDLTGTAAVNLWVAEKQYYHYNSNSCDSGKVCGHYTQVVWRSSIHLGCAKERCKNGGTVISCNYAPRGNIIGRKPY from the coding sequence ATGGGTGTGACTAAGATCTCATCAACAACGCTTCCTCTCATGGCTGCCATAACCCtaaccatattattattattatcatcacaaGTTTGTTATGCACAAAACGCACCCCAAGACTACATCAACGCTCACAACAATGCCCGTTCCAAAGTTGGGGTTGGTCCAATGACATGGAATACAACCCTTGCTTCTTTTGCACAAAACTATACTAACAAACTCAAAGAAAGTTGTAACTTGGTGCACTCTGGGGGTCCTTATGGAGAGAACCTTGCAGGGAGTAGCGGCGATCTTACGGGCACCGCCGCGGTGAACTTGTGGGTGGCGGAGAAGCAATACTATCACTACAACTCTAATTCTTGTGACTCCGGCAAGGTTTGCGGCCACTATACTCAGGTGGTTTGGCGCAGCTCGATTCATCTTGGGTGTGCCAAAGAGAGGTGTAAGAATGGAGGAACAGTTATAAGTTGTAACTATGCTCCACGTGGCAATATTATTGGCCGAAAACCTTACTAG
- the LOC112718136 gene encoding pathogenesis-related protein 1A-like → MKILLVWLMISLVCVLPWCLSAQNSPEDYLEAHNTARAEVGVKPLKWDGRLESYAYLHLSQKTEHCIPFQSDGPYGENTVSGVKATGAFRKLTGVQAVGVWVAQKQYYDEKSNSCIGGYCGHYMQVVWRDTTHVGCARVQCDNGAYMVSCNYSPPGNLRDQRPY, encoded by the coding sequence ATGAAGATATTATTAGTGTGGCTAATGATAAGTTTAGTGTGTGTACTCCCTTGGTGTTTATCAGCACAAAATTCTCCAGAAGATTATCTTGAAGCTCACAACACAGCACGTGCAGAAGTTGGGGTTAAACCACTAAAATGGGACGGGAGACTAGAATCATATGCATACCTGCACCTGAGTCAGAAAACCGAGCATTGCATACCGTTTCAATCGGATGGTCCTTATGGTGAGAACACAGTGAGTGGTGTTAAAGCAACGGGAGCATTCAGAAAGCTTACTGGAGTACAAGCTGTGGGCGTATGGGTGGCACAGAAACAATACTATGACGAAAAATCCAACTCATGCATTGGAGGTTACTGTGGTCACTATATGCAGGTTGTTTGGCGTGACACTACTCATGTTGGTTGCGCTAGGGTCCAATGCGACAATGGAGCCTACATGGTTTCTTGTAACTATAGCCCTCCAGGAAATTTGCGTGATCAACGACCCTACTAA